A single genomic interval of Acidovorax sp. 1608163 harbors:
- a CDS encoding class I SAM-dependent methyltransferase, protein MVSLRLPWPLPALLAWAAAWLLFITLQPVVPSLWAMLLPCLLGTAASLLGESWWRRGLIAVGFPLSLALTGMATLPAWAWLVPLALLLLVYPLNAWRDAPLFPTPRHALQALAVQAPLPASAKVLDAGCGLGDGLLALRHAYPDAALHGIEWSWLLRVACALRCPWARVRRADMWKADWSGYQMVYLFQRPESMARAAAKAQAEMAPGAWLVSLEFAVPGVLPRAQLRAPGGRVVWIYRMPLQDQRR, encoded by the coding sequence ATGGTGTCCCTGCGCCTGCCCTGGCCCTTGCCTGCCTTGCTGGCCTGGGCGGCTGCCTGGCTGCTGTTCATCACGCTCCAGCCCGTGGTGCCTTCGCTGTGGGCCATGCTGCTGCCCTGCCTGCTGGGCACAGCGGCCAGCTTGCTGGGTGAAAGCTGGTGGCGGCGCGGGTTGATAGCGGTGGGCTTTCCCTTGTCCCTGGCATTGACGGGCATGGCCACCTTGCCCGCCTGGGCCTGGCTGGTGCCTTTGGCGCTGCTGCTGCTGGTGTACCCGCTCAACGCCTGGCGTGATGCCCCCTTGTTCCCTACCCCCCGCCATGCCCTGCAGGCCTTGGCTGTACAGGCCCCTTTGCCCGCAAGCGCGAAGGTGCTGGATGCAGGCTGCGGCCTGGGCGATGGCCTGCTGGCCCTGCGCCACGCCTACCCCGATGCGGCGCTGCACGGTATTGAGTGGAGTTGGCTGCTGCGGGTGGCCTGCGCGCTGCGCTGTCCTTGGGCCCGGGTGCGCCGGGCCGACATGTGGAAGGCCGACTGGAGCGGCTACCAGATGGTGTACCTGTTTCAGCGGCCCGAAAGCATGGCCCGCGCTGCGGCCAAGGCCCAGGCCGAGATGGCCCCCGGCGCCTGGCTGGTGAGCCTGGAGTTTGCTGTGCCTGGCGTGCTGCCCCGCGCCCAGCTGCGGGCCCCGGGTGGGCGGGTGGTGTGGATTTACCGCATGCCATTGCAGGACCAGCGCCGGTGA
- a CDS encoding ParB/RepB/Spo0J family partition protein, with translation MVTKKPKGLGRGLEALLGPKVEEKVEQAQAVQAGLPSTLPLTELVPGVYQPRTRMDEGALYELAESIKAQGIMQPILVRRLTDGEHAGKYEIIAGERRFRASRLAGLAEVPVLVRDVPNEAAAAMALIENIQREDLNPLEEAQGLQRLVREFGLTHEQAAQAVGRSRSAASNLLRLLNLADPVQTMLMAGDIDMGHARALLSLDRAAQITAGNQIAAKKLSVREAESLVKKIGAEFNLVPQKPKKEKSRDMKRVEEELSDLLMAAVEVRVKKRVKRAGRMEDMGELAIQFGSIEELNGLIERLRG, from the coding sequence ATGGTCACCAAAAAACCCAAGGGCCTCGGCCGCGGCCTGGAAGCATTGCTCGGCCCCAAGGTCGAGGAAAAAGTCGAACAAGCCCAGGCCGTGCAGGCGGGCTTGCCCAGCACGCTGCCATTGACCGAGCTGGTGCCGGGCGTCTACCAGCCGCGCACGCGCATGGACGAAGGCGCGCTGTACGAGCTGGCCGAGTCCATCAAGGCCCAGGGCATCATGCAGCCGATTCTGGTGCGCCGCCTGACGGATGGCGAGCATGCTGGCAAGTACGAAATCATCGCGGGCGAGCGGCGCTTTCGTGCCTCCCGCCTGGCGGGCCTGGCCGAGGTGCCGGTGCTGGTGCGCGATGTGCCCAACGAGGCCGCTGCGGCCATGGCGCTCATCGAAAACATCCAGCGTGAAGACCTGAACCCGTTGGAAGAAGCGCAGGGCCTGCAGCGCCTGGTCCGCGAGTTTGGCCTCACGCACGAGCAGGCCGCGCAGGCGGTGGGCCGCTCGCGCAGCGCTGCCAGCAACTTGCTGCGCCTGTTGAACCTGGCCGATCCGGTGCAGACCATGCTGATGGCCGGCGACATCGACATGGGCCACGCCCGCGCGCTGCTGTCGCTCGACCGCGCCGCGCAGATCACGGCGGGCAACCAGATTGCGGCCAAGAAGCTGTCGGTGCGCGAGGCCGAGAGCCTGGTCAAAAAGATCGGCGCCGAGTTCAACCTGGTGCCGCAAAAGCCCAAGAAGGAAAAGTCCCGCGACATGAAGCGCGTGGAGGAAGAGCTTTCGGACCTGCTGATGGCCGCCGTGGAAGTGCGCGTCAAAAAGCGCGTGAAGCGGGCAGGGCGCATGGAAGACATGGGCGAGCTGGCCATCCAGTTCGGCTCCATCGAAGAACTCAACGGCCTCATCGAGCGACTGCGCGGCTGA
- a CDS encoding cupin domain-containing protein — protein MSKTHLISTANQLSRAWASTIVGQAAGSNVKVLRMDGAAYPDESHDFDEALLVLDGCMRLDLQGQVTEVNAGEVFIVPAGVPHAVAPGSHGTLVIIDR, from the coding sequence ATGTCCAAAACCCATCTGATCTCAACCGCCAACCAGCTGTCCCGCGCCTGGGCTTCCACCATCGTGGGCCAGGCAGCGGGCAGCAACGTCAAGGTGCTGCGCATGGACGGCGCTGCCTACCCCGATGAGTCGCACGACTTCGATGAAGCGCTGTTGGTACTCGACGGCTGCATGCGCCTGGACCTGCAGGGGCAGGTCACCGAGGTGAACGCGGGTGAAGTGTTCATCGTCCCGGCAGGCGTGCCCCACGCCGTGGCACCTGGCAGCCACGGCACGCTGGTCATCATCGACCGCTGA
- a CDS encoding alpha/beta hydrolase — MKPSNVLLLPGWQNSGPDHWQSRWERLHGYQRVEQHDWMRPLRGDWSARLEETVADADGPVLLVAHSLGCVLTAWWASHTRHAAKVRGALLVAPGDVERPDIAAMIHGWAPIARQPLPFPALLVGSQNDPYCSYERVQGLGEAWGARFVDYGERGHINAESGLGDWEEGHGWLTQLAYAE; from the coding sequence ATTAAACCCTCCAATGTGCTGCTGTTGCCCGGCTGGCAAAACTCGGGCCCTGACCACTGGCAAAGCCGCTGGGAGCGCCTGCACGGCTACCAGCGCGTGGAGCAGCACGACTGGATGCGCCCACTGCGCGGCGATTGGTCGGCCCGGCTGGAAGAAACCGTGGCCGATGCCGACGGCCCCGTGCTGCTGGTGGCGCACAGCCTGGGCTGCGTGCTCACCGCCTGGTGGGCCAGCCACACCCGCCACGCCGCCAAGGTGCGCGGCGCGCTGCTGGTCGCCCCGGGCGATGTGGAGCGGCCTGACATCGCCGCCATGATCCACGGCTGGGCGCCCATTGCGCGGCAGCCACTGCCGTTCCCGGCCCTGCTGGTGGGCAGCCAGAACGACCCGTACTGCAGCTACGAGCGCGTGCAGGGCCTGGGCGAGGCCTGGGGCGCGCGGTTTGTGGACTACGGCGAGCGCGGCCATATCAATGCGGAATCCGGGCTGGGCGACTGGGAAGAGGGGCACGGCTGGTTGACCCAGTTGGCCTATGCGGAATGA
- a CDS encoding ParA family protein translates to MAKIFCIANQKGGVGKTTTTVNLAAGLAKIGQRVLMVDLDPQGNATMGSGVDKRQLELSVYDVLLESASVKEAAVLSDKCGYWVLGANRELAGAEVELVALEHREKRLKAALAEADADYDFVLVDCPPSLSMLTLNGLCSAHGVIVPMQCEYFALEGLTDLVNTIKQVHANLNADLQVIGLLRVMFDPRITLQQQVSEQLKDHFGDKVFNTVIPRNVRLAEAPSYGVPGVVFDPSAKGSHAFVDFAKEMVDRVKRMGIGDKKTSKAQP, encoded by the coding sequence ATGGCCAAAATTTTCTGTATCGCCAACCAAAAGGGCGGCGTGGGCAAAACCACCACCACCGTCAATCTGGCCGCGGGCCTGGCCAAAATTGGCCAGCGTGTGCTGATGGTGGACCTGGACCCGCAGGGCAATGCCACCATGGGTTCGGGCGTGGACAAGCGCCAGCTGGAGCTGTCGGTGTACGACGTGCTGCTGGAGTCCGCCTCCGTCAAAGAGGCGGCGGTGCTGTCGGACAAATGCGGTTACTGGGTGCTGGGCGCCAACCGCGAACTGGCCGGTGCCGAGGTCGAACTGGTGGCCCTGGAGCACCGCGAAAAACGCCTGAAGGCCGCGCTGGCCGAGGCCGATGCAGACTATGACTTCGTGCTCGTCGACTGCCCTCCATCCTTGAGCATGCTCACCCTCAACGGCCTGTGCAGCGCGCACGGTGTCATCGTGCCCATGCAGTGCGAATACTTCGCGCTGGAAGGCCTGACCGATCTGGTCAACACCATCAAGCAGGTGCACGCCAACCTCAATGCCGACCTGCAGGTCATCGGCCTGCTGCGCGTGATGTTCGACCCGCGCATCACGCTGCAGCAACAGGTGAGCGAGCAGCTCAAGGACCACTTTGGTGACAAGGTGTTCAACACCGTCATCCCCCGCAACGTGCGCCTGGCCGAGGCCCCCAGCTACGGCGTGCCGGGCGTGGTGTTTGACCCATCGGCCAAGGGCAGCCACGCGTTTGTGGACTTTGCCAAGGAGATGGTTGATCGCGTCAAGCGCATGGGGATTGGAGATAAAAAGACCTCCAAGGCGCAACCATAA
- a CDS encoding LysE family transporter codes for MFGIADYGAFVAAIVLFLAIPGPGNLALITSTSKGGIRGGLAATMGVIAGDQVLMWAAVAGVAALLATYPTAFAAVQWLGAAYLGWLGFKMLTAKPGAKPVLNIEPRHYFKQAGLITLLNPKAIVFYMAFFPLFVDPARHQGLLTFGVMAATVAVLTFLYGLVAVLLTHHLAERMRANPRIGRMLEKLAGVFLIGFGIKLAISK; via the coding sequence ATGTTTGGCATTGCTGACTACGGCGCATTTGTCGCCGCCATTGTGTTGTTCTTGGCCATTCCAGGCCCCGGCAATCTGGCGCTCATCACCTCGACCAGCAAGGGCGGCATTCGCGGCGGCCTGGCGGCCACGATGGGGGTGATTGCGGGCGACCAGGTGCTGATGTGGGCGGCCGTGGCGGGTGTGGCCGCACTGCTGGCCACCTATCCCACGGCGTTTGCGGCCGTGCAATGGCTGGGGGCGGCCTACCTGGGATGGCTGGGGTTCAAGATGCTCACAGCCAAGCCCGGCGCCAAGCCGGTGCTGAACATCGAGCCGCGCCACTACTTCAAGCAGGCTGGGTTGATCACGCTGCTCAATCCCAAGGCCATCGTGTTCTACATGGCGTTCTTCCCTCTGTTTGTGGACCCAGCCCGCCACCAGGGCCTGCTCACTTTTGGTGTGATGGCGGCCACCGTGGCGGTGCTCACGTTTCTGTATGGCTTGGTGGCGGTGCTGCTCACCCACCACCTGGCAGAGCGCATGCGCGCCAACCCCCGCATTGGCCGCATGCTGGAAAAGCTGGCGGGCGTCTTCCTCATCGGCTTCGGCATCAAGCTGGCCATCTCCAAGTAA
- the rsmG gene encoding 16S rRNA (guanine(527)-N(7))-methyltransferase RsmG — translation MNTPTLHPVQTLQVRLQEGAQALGLDLTDAQTAQLMEFLALLQKWNKVYNLTAVRDPQEMLTHHLLDSLAAVAPLRRHAATLGQGGAGVRLLDVGSGGGLPGVVFAICCPAVDVSCVDTVGKKAAFIQQAAVALKLPNLHGVHARVETLTTPFDIVSCRAFASLPDFVTWSRSALAAPHGVWLAMKGKHPEDEIAALPADVAVFHVEQLTVPGLDAERCIVWMKPA, via the coding sequence ATGAACACGCCGACCCTTCACCCCGTGCAGACTCTACAAGTCCGTTTGCAGGAGGGTGCCCAGGCTTTGGGCTTGGACCTGACGGATGCACAGACGGCGCAGTTGATGGAGTTTCTGGCCCTGCTGCAAAAGTGGAACAAGGTCTATAACCTGACGGCGGTGCGCGACCCGCAGGAGATGCTGACGCACCACCTGCTCGACAGCTTGGCAGCTGTGGCGCCGCTGCGCCGCCATGCCGCCACCTTGGGGCAGGGCGGGGCGGGCGTGAGGCTGCTGGATGTGGGCTCGGGCGGTGGCCTGCCCGGTGTGGTGTTTGCCATCTGCTGCCCTGCCGTGGATGTGAGCTGCGTGGACACGGTGGGCAAAAAGGCCGCGTTCATTCAGCAAGCGGCAGTGGCGCTCAAGTTGCCCAACCTGCATGGCGTGCATGCCCGGGTGGAGACACTGACCACGCCGTTCGACATCGTCAGCTGCCGGGCGTTTGCCTCGCTGCCTGATTTTGTGACCTGGTCGCGCTCGGCCCTGGCCGCGCCCCATGGCGTGTGGCTGGCCATGAAGGGCAAGCACCCCGAGGATGAAATCGCAGCATTGCCCGCTGACGTCGCGGTGTTTCACGTGGAACAACTCACGGTGCCCGGGCTGGATGCAGAGCGCTGCATTGTCTGGATGAAGCCCGCATAA
- the mnmG gene encoding tRNA uridine-5-carboxymethylaminomethyl(34) synthesis enzyme MnmG — MLYPQEFDVIVVGGGHAGTEAALAAARMGSKTLLLSHNIETLGQMSCNPSIGGIGKGHLVKEVDALGGAMALATDEGGIQFRILNSSKGPAVRATRAQADRILYKAAIRRMLENQPNLWLFQQAVDDLMVEGDRVVGAVTQVGIRFRSRTVVLTAGTFLDGKIHVGLNNYAAGRAGDPPAVSLSARLKELKLPQGRLKTGTPPRIDGRSIDFSQCEEQPGDGMPGGVNEGTVPVFSFMGNAQMHPQQMPCWITHTNERTHEIIRSGFDRSPMFTGKIEGVGPRYCPSVEDKINRFADKDSHQIFLEPEGLTTHEYYPNGISTSLPFDIQYDLVRSMKGLENAHILRPGYAIEYDYFDPRSLKSSFETRQIQGLFFAGQINGTTGYEEAAAQGLFAGINAALQCRGEAAWLPGRDEAYLGVLVDDLITKGVTEPYRMFTSRAEFRLQLREDNADMRLTEAGRRMGLVDDARWDAFSRKRDAVSRETERLKATWVNPRNLPAAESERVLGKSIEHEYNLFDLLRRPDVAYGTLMGMDGGKYASADVSRETLGALSESVIEQVEIAAKYSGYIDRQKGEVERAAHYEKLRLPAELDYMQVTALSIEARQALTRHRPETLGQASRITGITPAAISLLMVHLKKGGFKDFALAPAKAEGEVTA, encoded by the coding sequence ATGTTGTACCCCCAGGAATTTGATGTGATCGTCGTCGGCGGTGGCCATGCTGGCACCGAGGCCGCGCTGGCCGCTGCCCGCATGGGCAGCAAAACCTTGCTGCTGTCCCACAACATCGAGACCCTGGGGCAGATGAGCTGCAACCCCAGCATTGGCGGCATTGGCAAGGGCCATTTGGTCAAAGAGGTGGATGCGCTGGGTGGTGCCATGGCCTTGGCCACGGACGAGGGCGGTATCCAGTTCCGCATTCTCAACAGCTCCAAGGGCCCTGCGGTGCGCGCCACACGGGCGCAGGCCGACCGCATTCTGTACAAGGCGGCTATCCGGCGCATGCTGGAGAACCAGCCCAACCTGTGGCTGTTCCAGCAGGCGGTGGACGACCTGATGGTGGAGGGTGATCGCGTAGTGGGTGCAGTCACGCAGGTGGGCATCCGCTTTCGCAGCCGTACGGTGGTGCTGACGGCCGGGACTTTCCTGGACGGCAAGATCCATGTGGGCCTGAACAACTACGCCGCCGGCCGGGCAGGGGACCCGCCCGCCGTTTCGCTGAGTGCACGCCTCAAAGAACTGAAGCTGCCGCAAGGGCGCCTGAAGACCGGCACGCCCCCGCGCATTGACGGCCGCAGCATCGACTTCAGCCAGTGCGAGGAGCAGCCCGGCGATGGCATGCCCGGTGGCGTGAACGAGGGCACCGTGCCTGTGTTCAGCTTTATGGGCAATGCGCAGATGCACCCGCAGCAAATGCCGTGCTGGATCACCCACACCAACGAGCGCACGCACGAGATCATCCGCAGCGGCTTTGACCGCAGCCCCATGTTCACCGGCAAGATCGAGGGCGTGGGCCCGCGCTACTGCCCGAGCGTGGAAGACAAGATCAACCGCTTTGCCGACAAAGACAGCCACCAGATCTTTCTGGAGCCCGAAGGGCTGACCACGCACGAGTATTACCCCAACGGCATCAGCACCAGCCTGCCATTCGACATCCAGTACGACCTGGTGCGCAGCATGAAGGGCTTGGAGAACGCCCACATCCTGCGCCCAGGCTACGCCATTGAGTACGACTACTTTGACCCGCGCTCGCTCAAGAGCAGCTTTGAAACGCGGCAGATCCAGGGTCTGTTCTTTGCCGGGCAGATCAATGGCACCACGGGCTATGAAGAGGCGGCAGCGCAGGGCTTGTTTGCTGGCATCAACGCCGCCCTGCAGTGCCGGGGCGAAGCCGCCTGGCTGCCCGGCCGCGACGAAGCCTACCTCGGCGTGCTGGTGGACGACCTCATCACCAAGGGCGTGACCGAGCCCTACCGCATGTTCACCAGCCGGGCCGAGTTCCGCCTGCAACTGCGCGAGGACAACGCCGACATGCGCCTGACCGAAGCAGGGCGCCGCATGGGATTGGTGGACGATGCGCGCTGGGATGCGTTTAGCCGCAAGCGCGATGCTGTTTCACGTGAAACAGAGCGTCTGAAAGCCACCTGGGTGAACCCACGCAACCTGCCTGCTGCCGAGTCTGAGCGCGTGCTGGGCAAGAGCATCGAGCACGAGTACAACCTGTTTGACCTGCTGCGCCGCCCCGATGTGGCCTATGGCACGCTGATGGGAATGGACGGCGGCAAGTACGCCAGCGCCGATGTTTCACGTGAAACGCTGGGAGCGCTGAGTGAATCGGTGATTGAGCAGGTGGAGATCGCGGCCAAGTATTCAGGCTACATCGACCGCCAGAAGGGCGAGGTGGAGCGTGCCGCCCATTACGAAAAACTGCGCCTGCCCGCTGAGCTGGACTACATGCAGGTGACGGCCTTGAGTATTGAGGCCCGCCAGGCGCTGACGCGCCATCGCCCTGAAACCCTGGGCCAGGCCTCGCGCATCACAGGCATCACCCCGGCGGCCATTTCCTTGTTGATGGTGCACCTCAAGAAGGGTGGCTTCAAAGACTTTGCCCTGGCACCCGCCAAGGCCGAGGGCGAGGTGACGGCATGA
- a CDS encoding NADPH-dependent FMN reductase gives MPNAQLLIFAGSTRQQSFNRKLAHATAAIARDAGASVTLLELSDFDIPLYNADLEAQGTPADVVRLKQVLLDHPAWIICSPEYNGSYTALLKNTLDWASSPIKGDPVWQDGTRSFRGKVVGMLSASPGALGGLRSQSHLGPLLTNLECWLAPKAFALGSAGSAFDDSGALLQPAHRDRVRAVVDQVLWAAGRLHGDAAGPA, from the coding sequence ATGCCAAACGCCCAACTCCTCATCTTCGCGGGCAGCACCCGCCAGCAGTCCTTTAACCGCAAACTGGCCCATGCCACCGCGGCCATCGCGCGCGATGCGGGTGCCAGCGTCACGCTGCTGGAGCTGTCTGACTTTGACATTCCGCTCTACAACGCCGACCTGGAAGCCCAAGGCACCCCGGCCGATGTGGTGCGGCTCAAGCAGGTGCTGCTCGACCACCCCGCCTGGATCATCTGCTCGCCCGAATACAACGGCAGCTACACCGCCCTGCTCAAAAACACCCTCGACTGGGCCTCCAGCCCCATCAAGGGCGACCCGGTGTGGCAAGACGGCACCCGCTCCTTCCGGGGCAAGGTGGTGGGCATGCTCAGCGCGTCCCCTGGTGCGCTGGGCGGCCTGCGTTCGCAAAGCCACCTGGGCCCCTTGCTCACCAACCTCGAATGCTGGCTGGCCCCCAAGGCGTTTGCGCTGGGCTCGGCAGGCAGCGCGTTCGATGACAGCGGCGCCCTGCTCCAGCCCGCCCACCGCGACCGCGTGCGCGCCGTGGTGGACCAGGTGCTGTGGGCCGCAGGCCGCCTGCACGGCGACGCTGCAGGCCCCGCCTGA
- a CDS encoding YkgJ family cysteine cluster protein → MDCRPGCGACCTAPSISSPIPGMPHGKPAGVRCVQLDEHARCRIFGQPDRPAVCGGLMPSAEMCGASNAQAMAYLTQLEQLTQPAHLPQR, encoded by the coding sequence ATGGATTGCCGCCCTGGCTGCGGCGCCTGCTGCACCGCCCCCTCCATCAGCTCCCCCATCCCTGGCATGCCGCACGGCAAGCCTGCGGGGGTGCGCTGTGTGCAGCTGGACGAGCACGCACGGTGCCGCATCTTTGGCCAACCCGATCGGCCAGCGGTGTGCGGTGGGTTGATGCCCTCCGCTGAGATGTGCGGTGCCAGCAACGCACAGGCCATGGCGTATCTGACGCAACTGGAACAACTGACCCAACCAGCCCACCTACCGCAGCGTTGA
- a CDS encoding methyl-accepting chemotaxis protein: MKNWKISTRLAGAFAAMVLLVLVLGVISLVRSGHQREALNDVVGVRIPVTKALAALDSGVNEQAIQYRNLALWDTDEVRQRASTQIASARETVTAQYKLLETLIRSPEGKDRLAKMQQERANFLRVSDQYLAMIKEGRKDEALKYLETELRPVQRAYRTLIESQLDFQDKTTQAAGERAESEASALQRDVLLACAVIVGLAIFLAIAIIRSITAPLSRAVEVADQVAAGDLSAHIEVTSTDETGQLLGALQRMQQSLVRTVSVVRQNSESVASASAEIASGNNDLSARTEQQASALEETAASMEELGSTVRQNADNARTANQLAMSASTVATQGGEVVAEVVETMKGINASSNKIADIISVIDGIAFQTNILALNAAVEAARAGEQGRGFAVVATEVRNLAGRSAEAAKEIKSLIMASVERVEQGTLLVDKAGSTMTEVVTAIRRVTDIMGEISAASSEQSAGVGQVGEAVTQMDQATQQNAALVEEMAAAASSLNGQAGELVNAVAVFKLAHDASGTSYSARTSSPGASSLGKTPSARPALSKPKATTAKAPAQSKPAASLAAPQAAAPAPKATPAPKAAKAGGNDDEWESF; encoded by the coding sequence ATGAAAAACTGGAAGATATCGACGCGCCTTGCGGGGGCCTTTGCAGCCATGGTGCTGCTTGTTTTGGTGTTGGGTGTGATCAGCCTGGTGCGCTCTGGCCACCAGCGGGAGGCCCTGAACGACGTGGTGGGTGTACGCATCCCTGTGACCAAAGCCCTGGCCGCCCTGGATTCCGGGGTGAACGAGCAAGCGATCCAGTACCGCAACCTGGCCCTTTGGGACACCGATGAGGTGCGCCAGCGTGCCTCCACCCAGATCGCCTCGGCCCGCGAAACCGTGACCGCCCAGTACAAACTGCTGGAGACCTTGATTCGGTCGCCAGAAGGCAAAGACCGCTTGGCCAAGATGCAGCAGGAGCGGGCCAATTTTCTCCGGGTGAGTGACCAGTACCTGGCAATGATCAAAGAAGGGCGCAAAGACGAGGCCCTGAAGTACCTGGAGACGGAGCTGCGGCCTGTCCAGAGAGCGTACCGGACGCTGATTGAGAGCCAGCTGGATTTCCAGGACAAGACCACCCAGGCCGCCGGTGAGAGGGCTGAGAGCGAGGCCTCGGCCCTGCAGCGGGATGTTCTGTTGGCCTGCGCCGTGATTGTGGGCTTGGCCATCTTCCTGGCGATTGCCATCATCCGCTCCATCACCGCCCCCCTGTCCCGCGCAGTGGAAGTGGCCGACCAAGTGGCCGCAGGCGACCTCAGCGCCCACATCGAAGTCACCTCCACCGACGAAACCGGCCAGTTGCTCGGAGCCCTGCAGCGCATGCAGCAAAGCCTGGTGCGCACGGTGAGCGTGGTACGCCAGAACTCAGAAAGCGTGGCCTCGGCCAGCGCAGAGATTGCCTCCGGCAACAACGACCTGAGCGCCCGCACCGAACAACAAGCCAGCGCCCTGGAAGAAACCGCAGCCTCCATGGAAGAGCTCGGCTCCACCGTGCGCCAAAACGCAGACAACGCCCGCACCGCCAACCAACTGGCCATGAGCGCATCGACCGTTGCCACGCAAGGCGGAGAAGTGGTTGCCGAAGTGGTGGAGACCATGAAAGGCATCAACGCCAGCAGCAACAAGATTGCAGACATCATCAGCGTGATCGACGGCATCGCCTTCCAGACCAACATCCTGGCGCTGAACGCCGCCGTGGAAGCCGCCCGGGCAGGCGAGCAAGGCCGAGGCTTTGCCGTGGTTGCCACCGAAGTACGCAACCTGGCAGGACGCAGCGCAGAAGCGGCCAAAGAAATCAAGAGCCTGATCATGGCCAGCGTAGAGCGGGTAGAACAAGGCACCCTGCTGGTAGACAAAGCCGGCAGCACCATGACCGAAGTCGTCACCGCCATCCGGCGCGTGACCGACATCATGGGAGAGATCAGTGCCGCCAGCAGCGAACAAAGCGCAGGGGTAGGCCAAGTGGGCGAAGCGGTGACGCAAATGGACCAGGCGACCCAGCAAAACGCGGCGCTGGTGGAAGAAATGGCGGCAGCGGCCAGCAGCCTCAACGGCCAAGCGGGCGAGTTGGTCAACGCCGTGGCAGTGTTCAAACTGGCGCACGATGCCAGCGGCACAAGCTACAGCGCCCGAACCAGCAGCCCCGGTGCCAGCAGCCTGGGCAAAACCCCCAGCGCCCGGCCTGCACTGAGCAAGCCCAAGGCGACAACGGCCAAAGCGCCAGCCCAAAGCAAGCCAGCGGCGAGCCTGGCAGCGCCCCAGGCGGCGGCGCCAGCACCCAAGGCAACGCCAGCACCCAAAGCAGCGAAGGCCGGGGGCAACGACGATGAGTGGGAGAGCTTCTAA
- a CDS encoding RNA polymerase sigma-70 factor, which produces MTHPTEPAFAAPTTDPFTILRPRLFGLAYRMLGVRADAEDVLQDAWLRWSRQDTAALQSAEAWLVTVVTRLSIDRLRALKAEREAYVGWWLPEPLVELQAGGQHHHTPESAAELAGELSVAFLYVLERLGPEERAAFLLRQVFDYDYADIAAQLGKTEAACRQLVHRASERVQQARTRFEVPRTVHQQLLQRFMQAAHSGDRNAIEALIGEDAQLIGDGGGKVPSFPKPLVGPFRIANLYWALFRRLGPQVAYRMALINGEPGLLRYVEGQLESAQAFVTDGERIVAIYAVRNPDKLTGIATTLG; this is translated from the coding sequence ATGACCCATCCCACCGAGCCCGCTTTCGCAGCACCCACCACAGACCCCTTCACCATCCTGCGCCCCCGCCTGTTTGGGCTGGCCTACCGCATGCTGGGGGTGCGGGCCGATGCCGAGGATGTGCTGCAGGACGCCTGGCTGCGCTGGAGCCGCCAGGACACCGCCGCCCTGCAGTCGGCCGAGGCGTGGCTGGTGACGGTGGTGACGCGCCTGTCGATTGACCGGCTGCGTGCCCTGAAGGCCGAGCGCGAGGCCTATGTGGGCTGGTGGCTGCCAGAGCCGCTGGTGGAGCTGCAGGCAGGCGGGCAACATCACCACACGCCAGAGTCGGCGGCGGAGCTGGCAGGGGAACTGTCAGTGGCGTTTTTGTACGTGCTGGAGCGCCTGGGGCCGGAGGAGCGCGCGGCCTTTTTGCTGCGCCAGGTGTTTGACTACGACTACGCCGACATTGCCGCACAGCTGGGCAAAACCGAGGCCGCCTGCCGCCAGCTGGTGCACCGCGCCAGCGAGCGGGTACAGCAGGCGCGCACCCGCTTTGAGGTGCCGCGCACGGTGCACCAGCAGTTGCTGCAGCGCTTCATGCAGGCCGCCCACAGTGGCGACCGCAACGCCATCGAGGCACTGATCGGCGAGGACGCACAGCTCATTGGCGACGGCGGCGGCAAGGTGCCCTCGTTCCCCAAGCCGCTGGTGGGGCCGTTTCGCATTGCCAACCTGTACTGGGCGCTGTTTCGCCGCCTGGGCCCGCAGGTCGCGTACCGCATGGCGCTCATCAACGGCGAGCCGGGGCTGTTGCGCTACGTGGAGGGCCAGCTCGAATCCGCCCAGGCGTTTGTGACGGATGGCGAACGCATCGTGGCCATCTACGCCGTGCGCAACCCCGACAAGCTCACCGGCATTGCCACTACGCTGGGCTGA